Proteins encoded by one window of Nitrospirota bacterium:
- a CDS encoding pitrilysin family protein: protein MNRSFTCLRYMVFLLLMPALIFTPVVGGTSHAFSLDVDKRVAPNGLPVLQVERHNIPVVMVTLLVKASPLSEPADKAGVAYLTSKMLTEGTAKRSAAKISEDIEFLGASLDASTTHDFTTISLSVLKKDVDKGFELFSDILLNPVFREDELNRKKALITGALRQREEDPAFVAGRAFIKEVFGAHAYGRLVEGSIESVGRIQRDDVLDFYRANYCPDNAILSVVGDLTPQELNALVGKYLAGPSGWKRTCPAPQKVSGNGNAGTAPSMMPFAPAGLRIVPIDRDISQANIVLGHLGIARSDPDYYAVQVMNYILGGGGFASRLMRVVRDERGLTYGINSSFIGNKEPGQFEVEVQTKSASAGAVIDEIVRQMEQIRTGEVTDQELSDAKAYLTGSFPRRFETSRRIADFLAAARFYNLGDDYIQKYPDYIESVTKEDVQRVAKKFLHPDRYVLVVVGNQKQVELPQPQPPQEVR, encoded by the coding sequence ATGAACCGGAGCTTCACCTGTTTACGGTATATGGTCTTCCTCCTGCTGATGCCTGCGCTGATCTTCACGCCGGTTGTCGGCGGCACGTCTCATGCCTTCTCCCTGGATGTCGACAAGCGAGTGGCCCCCAACGGCCTGCCGGTGCTCCAGGTCGAGCGGCATAACATCCCCGTGGTCATGGTGACGCTCCTGGTAAAGGCCTCTCCGCTGAGCGAGCCCGCGGACAAGGCGGGGGTCGCTTACCTCACCTCGAAGATGCTCACCGAGGGAACGGCCAAGCGGAGCGCAGCAAAGATCAGCGAGGACATAGAGTTCCTCGGCGCTTCCCTCGATGCATCGACCACGCACGATTTTACGACCATATCCCTTTCGGTGCTGAAAAAAGATGTCGATAAGGGGTTCGAGCTCTTCTCGGACATTCTCCTGAACCCCGTCTTCCGCGAGGATGAGCTCAACCGGAAGAAGGCGCTCATCACCGGCGCGCTGCGGCAGCGGGAAGAAGACCCCGCATTCGTGGCAGGACGGGCCTTTATCAAAGAGGTCTTCGGAGCACACGCCTACGGAAGGCTGGTCGAGGGCAGCATCGAGAGCGTAGGCCGCATACAGCGGGACGACGTGCTCGACTTCTACCGCGCCAACTACTGCCCGGACAACGCGATCCTCTCGGTCGTGGGCGACCTCACCCCGCAGGAGCTGAACGCACTGGTCGGAAAATACCTTGCCGGCCCTTCCGGATGGAAGAGGACCTGCCCTGCCCCGCAGAAGGTGTCGGGCAACGGGAACGCCGGAACCGCCCCGTCAATGATGCCGTTTGCGCCTGCGGGCTTGCGTATCGTGCCCATCGACCGCGACATTTCCCAGGCGAATATCGTGCTCGGCCATCTCGGCATCGCCCGGAGCGATCCCGATTACTATGCGGTGCAGGTGATGAACTATATCCTCGGCGGCGGCGGGTTCGCCTCCCGGCTGATGCGCGTCGTCAGGGATGAGCGGGGCCTGACCTACGGCATCAACAGCTCCTTCATCGGCAACAAGGAGCCGGGGCAGTTCGAGGTCGAGGTCCAGACGAAGAGCGCCTCCGCCGGAGCGGTGATCGACGAGATCGTCCGCCAGATGGAGCAGATACGGACCGGCGAGGTGACGGACCAGGAGCTGAGCGATGCGAAGGCCTATCTCACCGGCAGCTTTCCGCGGCGCTTCGAGACGAGCAGGAGGATCGCCGACTTCCTGGCAGCAGCCCGGTTCTACAATTTAGGCGACGACTACATACAGAAGTATCCCGACTACATCGAGAGCGTGACGAAAGAGGATGTGCAGCGGGTTGCGAAGAAGTTTCTCCATCCCGACCGCTATGTGCTGGTCGTGGTGGGCAACCAGAAGCAGGTCGAGCTACCGCAGCCGCAGCCGCCCCAGGAGGTCCGCTAG
- the aroD gene encoding type I 3-dehydroquinate dehydratase codes for MSFALVSRYNLGMERAFRERSIGAVPLGDLPRIAVALTDADVEAVGAAAVAPADLVELRVDMFGSIAPEHLAAVFKTARAKFGKPLIATVRDTREGGQREIHDRVSVYRGILPLADAADVEINAADVLIRVKELCRSEGKQLIGSSHHFDATPDEAALDALVEKGRRQGVDIIKIAAMAQGKEDMLRLLLFTLKHRDEGMITMSMGEAGLPSRVLGFLFGSLLTYGYVTKPSAPGQLSIAELADLLGRLRLR; via the coding sequence TTGTCTTTCGCTCTTGTGAGCCGGTATAATCTCGGCATGGAAAGAGCGTTCAGGGAGCGATCTATCGGCGCCGTCCCCCTCGGCGACCTGCCGCGCATTGCCGTCGCCCTGACGGATGCCGACGTGGAGGCAGTGGGCGCCGCTGCGGTCGCTCCTGCCGATCTCGTCGAGCTGCGGGTCGATATGTTCGGATCGATAGCGCCGGAACACCTGGCCGCAGTATTCAAGACCGCCCGTGCCAAGTTCGGCAAACCCCTCATCGCTACGGTACGCGATACCCGCGAGGGAGGGCAGCGGGAGATTCACGACCGGGTGAGCGTCTACCGCGGTATCCTGCCGCTCGCCGATGCAGCGGATGTGGAGATCAATGCCGCAGACGTGCTTATCAGGGTAAAAGAGCTCTGTCGTTCGGAAGGTAAACAACTCATCGGTTCCTCTCACCACTTCGACGCCACCCCGGATGAGGCGGCGCTCGATGCACTCGTGGAGAAGGGGAGGCGGCAGGGCGTGGACATCATCAAGATCGCTGCAATGGCGCAGGGAAAAGAAGATATGCTGCGGCTGCTGCTCTTCACGCTGAAGCACCGGGACGAGGGGATGATCACCATGTCGATGGGCGAGGCGGGTCTGCCGTCGCGGGTCCTCGGTTTTCTCTTCGGATCGCTGCTTACGTACGGTTACGTTACGAAACCCTCGGCGCCGGGCCAGCTCTCGATAGCCGAGCTAGCGGACCTCCTGGGGCGGCTGCGGCTGCGGTAG
- a CDS encoding class I SAM-dependent methyltransferase, protein MMVCPSYLSFILYNPIRKALTDREKVLDESAVTPASVVLEVGAGNGFLTEAIAGRAKKVYAVELQAGMIRKLSKRMRRFGDKVEIIRCDIAACSFDREPADVVMLYYVFHEVSDQPAAAVTIVNSLKTEGVVSIYEPTVEVRRAAFERTIRLFEEAGCTRELERHGAFTRFVRLRKQRGH, encoded by the coding sequence ATGATGGTCTGTCCCTCATATCTTTCCTTTATCCTCTATAACCCGATACGGAAGGCCCTCACCGACAGGGAGAAGGTCCTGGATGAGTCGGCAGTTACGCCGGCATCGGTGGTGCTCGAGGTCGGGGCCGGCAACGGCTTTCTCACCGAGGCGATCGCCGGGCGGGCGAAAAAGGTCTATGCGGTCGAGCTGCAGGCCGGGATGATCAGGAAGCTCAGCAAGAGGATGCGCCGGTTCGGCGACAAGGTCGAGATCATCCGGTGCGATATTGCGGCCTGCTCTTTCGACCGGGAACCTGCCGACGTCGTGATGCTCTACTACGTCTTCCACGAGGTGAGCGACCAGCCCGCCGCCGCCGTCACCATCGTCAACTCCCTGAAGACAGAAGGCGTCGTCTCGATCTACGAGCCGACCGTCGAGGTGCGGCGAGCGGCGTTCGAGAGGACGATCCGGCTCTTCGAGGAAGCGGGCTGCACGAGAGAGCTCGAGCGCCACGGCGCCTTTACCCGCTTCGTGCGGCTCAGGAAGCAGCGCGGGCACTAG
- a CDS encoding methyltransferase domain-containing protein yields MMAPGRCDAYNPFAWFYDRHFDFREQALFILERLLFPLLSPGSRILDLCCGTGHLAQTLASRGFRVTGIDGSAAMLAYARQRMPGSEFITADARAFRTSSTFEAVVSMFDSMNHILTAEELGMVFRNVFASLGKRGSFLFDLNMEEAFTTQWHKSSSIVGNDNVCVISGGYDPAEKIGTTRLTLFLLEEQWTRSDVTLYQKCHSPEEVSSALERAGFKEIEQYDAGRELEMPGHLATGRTVFLARK; encoded by the coding sequence ATGATGGCTCCGGGGCGATGTGACGCCTACAATCCTTTTGCCTGGTTCTACGACAGGCACTTCGATTTCCGCGAGCAGGCGCTCTTCATACTCGAGAGACTCCTGTTTCCGCTCCTGTCTCCGGGCAGCCGCATCCTCGATCTCTGCTGCGGCACGGGACATCTGGCGCAGACGCTTGCATCCCGCGGCTTCAGGGTGACCGGGATCGACGGCTCCGCAGCAATGCTCGCCTATGCAAGGCAGAGGATGCCCGGCAGCGAGTTCATTACGGCGGATGCGCGTGCTTTCAGGACATCATCGACCTTCGAGGCCGTTGTCTCGATGTTCGACAGTATGAACCACATCCTCACCGCAGAGGAACTGGGCATGGTATTCAGGAATGTCTTCGCCTCGCTGGGAAAGAGGGGCTCGTTCCTCTTCGATCTGAATATGGAAGAGGCATTCACGACCCAGTGGCACAAGTCCTCGTCAATCGTCGGGAATGACAATGTCTGCGTCATCAGCGGCGGCTACGACCCCGCCGAAAAGATCGGCACCACCCGGCTCACCCTGTTTCTCCTGGAAGAGCAGTGGACGCGGTCCGATGTCACCCTTTACCAGAAGTGCCACTCGCCGGAAGAGGTGTCGTCCGCACTGGAACGGGCGGGCTTCAAAGAAATCGAGCAGTATGATGCCGGAAGGGAGCTGGAGATGCCGGGACATCTCGCCACCGGCAGGACGGTATTCCTCGCCAGGAAGTGA
- a CDS encoding response regulator, protein MSSILIVDDEPLILYGLAKVLRVSCSEVTTAGGAKSALREIDTHRFDLCLIDIHLPDGSGIDIARRIRESSPTTKVIIMSGREPDDQARAFIDRHSLAVLTKPFDLAPVKALVLQALAAAGPATEKRRSRRTPFLAGDDCAISVIDPLVSPQWTSVQADIIDISDGGIGMAASRRLDCGCILRLSGIGHAAGVVRWVICHDTGSACRYGVQFI, encoded by the coding sequence ATGAGCTCCATTCTGATTGTCGATGATGAGCCGTTGATTCTCTACGGGCTCGCCAAGGTGCTCCGCGTGAGTTGCAGCGAGGTGACGACCGCAGGCGGCGCAAAGAGCGCGCTCCGCGAGATCGATACGCATCGCTTCGACCTCTGTCTCATCGATATCCACCTCCCTGACGGCAGCGGCATCGATATCGCAAGACGCATCAGGGAGAGCTCTCCCACGACCAAAGTGATCATCATGAGCGGGAGAGAGCCGGATGACCAGGCACGCGCATTCATCGACCGGCACTCCCTTGCCGTTCTCACCAAACCCTTCGATCTCGCCCCGGTCAAAGCGCTCGTACTGCAGGCGCTCGCGGCGGCAGGCCCTGCAACAGAGAAGCGGCGGTCCCGGCGCACCCCCTTCCTTGCCGGAGACGACTGCGCGATCAGCGTCATCGATCCTCTCGTGAGCCCCCAGTGGACATCCGTACAAGCCGACATTATCGATATCAGCGACGGCGGGATCGGCATGGCGGCCTCCCGCCGCCTCGACTGCGGCTGCATCCTGAGACTCTCCGGCATAGGCCATGCCGCCGGGGTCGTCCGCTGGGTGATATGCCATGACACCGGCAGCGCCTGCCGTTACGGCGTCCAGTTC